One window of Quercus robur chromosome 12, dhQueRobu3.1, whole genome shotgun sequence genomic DNA carries:
- the LOC126710164 gene encoding uncharacterized protein LOC126710164: MSSPMLGFSDEDKDGTIQPHNDALVITLRIGGYDVKRVLVDQGSAVEIMYPDLYKGLNLKPEDLAAYDSPLVSFDGKTVTPKSQIRLPIQIDLDIMEVNFIVVDAYSPYTAIVARPWLHTLRAVSFTLHQKVKYPSEGQVKEIIGDQAMA; the protein is encoded by the coding sequence ATGTCCTCACCCATGCTGGGCttttcggatgaggataaggacGGAACTATCCAACCCCATAATGATGCTCTAGTCATCACGCTCAGGATCGGGGGATATGACGTGAAGAGAGTGTTAGTCGATCAGGGCAGCGCTGTGGaaataatgtaccccgacctatacaaggggctgaatttgaaaCCCGAAGACCTGGCGGCATACGACTCCCCCTTGGTAAGCTTCGATGGGAAAACTGTTACTCCGAAAAGCCAAATTAGACTGCCCATACAAATAGACTTGGACATAATGGAGGTGAACTTCATAGTGGTGGACGCATACTCTCCCTACACAGCCATCGTAGCTCGGCCTTGGCTTCATACCCTAAGGGCTGTCTCCTTTACCCTGCACCAGAAGGTGAAGTATCCGTCGGAGGGTCAGGTCAAAGAAATTATAGGGGATCAGGCCATGGCTTGA